The Danio aesculapii chromosome 11, fDanAes4.1, whole genome shotgun sequence region ttacaggGATAGTTTTAGTCATTACTCACTCTGGATTTGTGTTAGATATgcccaacccaggcttattctgattacaTACTCGATGTACAAGTCTGGAGAGTGGCAAATACCTCCCCGgagttacgttttttttttgcaaatccactagaggccgctgtgtacgctttttcagatgtcaaatttctctctgGAGTGCCATTCATCTCGGGAGCGCatactgttctcacgtaaatccaccagagaccactgtcgactgactgattgacttactgactgaccaatcaactgataGCTCTAACCTccaccttctctaaacccaaccaatagtgttttaaaaagcaccgatcgcctcacccacccccttccctaaacctaaccgcaGTGTTTTAcaaaaagcaatcaagaaaaaaaagcctattgatttttaccacgttttcagattttaccacattgtcactgttatttatttgtttatttttctggcttctgtttttgttttacctgctttctgtaacCGTTCTTCACCTGACTCGAACCCTCTTTTTGTACTCCTGTCTggatctcaagtccgccgacgaacaggtcgagctaactggacaaactggtaacagtggaaaagccatctatacagaggtaagtggtcagctggtaagagaGAAATGGAACGACATCATACCACCCTGAagtattcgttttaaagatgaaatgcagccatacgcagcatggtggcgcggtgggtagcacaatcgcctcacagctagaaggtcgctggtatgaGCCCTAACTggatcagttgacgtttctgtgtggagtttgcatgttttcccgtgtccgcgtgggtttcctccttgtGACCCAGTAAAGTAAGTATTAGAgcttaataaatttatataacatatttacACTCACTGATGTAATATTTTAGCCAATCTTTAGCACTGGAAAAATTTTGGTTGCcattaatactgtaaattttacaagcgcactgtaaaagaactattacaattgtgctgtagttttacagcatAACTAACTGTAAGTAGTTATTAAATTACAGcgtgcttgtaaattttacagtattattagcAAAATTTACAAGTGttgtaaattattaattacaacTGTTCTGTAGTTTTAACTAAAATTGGCATTAATACTGGaaattttactgcatttttttacagtgtgtgtgtgcttgtgtgtgtgtgtgtgtgtgtgtgtgtgtgtgtgcacgcacaaACAGAAAAAGATTAAGGTTGTACCTTTCccataatgttttaaaattttataagAATTTTAGTTTAGAATTTGATTAATTTGTATTACCAATCTAtagaattttatatatttttttgtatatattatagatgaaatatttctaaaacataataatatataagatataatatattaatagtcTTGATATAGATAGAATAATATAGATAAATGATTGGAATTAATTGACCATCACTCCAATAATTAACACAAAGACAGCATGCCTAATTGACCTATATCTCTAAATAGCCCAGAACGATCTCTCCATTTCAGCCTCTATCTGCTTACACAAAAGCCTCAGTTCAGCTTGGATTTTTTTCTCTTCACCACTCACTTTGAGTGTCTTCTTGTAGAGAATAGAGATTGTTCTGTGTGTCGTATgtctatgtgtctgtgtgtgtctgtgaaccTGGAGCAGCTCCAAATCACAGAGCGCTGCGTCTCTTTATATGGTTTGAGTGTGGGCTTCCTCTGAGACTGCAGGAATGCTTTGAAAGGATGAGCTCCATGCTGCTGTGATCAGTTTCAATAACAACATTACCTACAAATTACACTGCAGTTTTTCATCTGTTTCTCCTCTCTTGGAGGCATGAGTGGGTGAAGAATGTACAGTAAAAGTGCAAGCTTGACTGGTCTGTGTTATAAgacacaatattttaaatgtgattatgcAAGAATGGGACTTTTCTCTTTTAAATGAGAAGTCATTCTTTTTATAATGATCCTTAAAGGAACAATATGTATGGCAAGtggttttgacatttaatttataacctgtactagtatctattttcacGTTACTAGTTCttatttttttagatactagtacctattCATATTCTAATGATAGTATAGCACCAGTATATTTTAGTATCTAAAGAATAGGCACTagtaactaatgaataagtactatagcttaatggaaaagatactagtatctaaaaaataagtactagtaacatgaaaatatATAGATACTAGTACAGGTTAAAAATtaatgtcaaaacggcttgccatacgaTGTGTAcgttttttaaaattcaaatatCCAAAAGCCACTAGAAcagtgtttatattatatattttgctgacttgcaTTATCCTAAATGTTCTGAGGAATATTCAAGTCAAGAGAAATAAGCCATTTAATTAGTGACAGATCGTGTCCCCCTGTGTCGCTATGCTAAAAATGTTATACACCCTTGATTTCTGTTTTTacttataaaaaacaaataccaaAGACGTTTTAATATGGTGTGTCTTTTATTAAATTGCACATCAGCGTTATAACAGAACCCTAAAATGTAGACTTTAACCCAGCACAaattgaataagttaacttaactgtttttacaaatttaagtggaatgaatgtaaaacaattaggtcaaccaccccccaccccccataaAAATCAGCTaatttaaatacactgtaaaaaatacatggTTCCATGCAATtaattcatgctgtcccaacacaaatcggttaagttaacttaacaaatttaagaggattgaacataaaacaatgaagttgtacCAAAAAATCTCAACAATTcagttgtttcaactaatttcaaataagtagtttgaacaagcagcaaaaatctacATATTTTTTAGTgtaaagtagtttaaacaagaataaaaatatatttttatgtatttagtaTATGGTAAAACACAACGctgactcattctgaaaacgtattgcTATGTAAATTTCTGAAgcgtgccaaatacatcccaggagctatgttttttttgcaggttttgtgttcgagaatccaccagaggcagctgtatatgctttttgagatctcaaatttctcttttcCCATTCGTTCCTGCGGTTACGTAATttgcaccagaggccgctgtcgactgactgactgactgactgactgacagaccgatccactgacccaccctcttccttccctacatcgaaccaatagtgttttctaaagATTGACAGATCACAGATTGAcgcgcccacccactttcctaaacccatctgacagttttaaaaagcaatccagaaaaagaaaaaccagatttttaccaccttttcaaattttaccacattctcaccctgttatttattttttgacttgtgtttttgtcttatccgctttctggaaccattcttcgtcAGACTCGAACCAccttgtcatggtcaactcctctctgcgtctcaagaccaccaacatacatggcgagctaactagacaaactggtaacagcgggaaagccgtccacacagaggtaagctgtcagctggtaagcgcgaaaagaaacagcaACATACTGCGCCGTAGCGTTCAttaaaaagacaaaatgcagccattcatACCTCAGTCTACATAATTCGCGACCTCTAGAAATGTATAGGCTTCAGAACAACGTTCTCAGAACAGCACTGCTTTTCCCCATGTAATCACAACTGGAAAAACCAGAAGcagtggactgtggcataataaaattTCACTGCTTTCATGCAACAAGACTGCTTTTAGTCTTACTCTGCTTTATACTATACCATGATAATAAATAGGAAAATTTTATCTCAGTCACAGCGTTATCAAACTATATGTAACAGGTTACAATATCAAATCAATCTGGACATCAGAAGCCTAGGATTCGACTACTGGAGGTGATGAGCATTTGCTGAAAAAATGACATAAACTACTATATAGGTAAGTATTTGAAATGTTTATAGATATAATTTTCTGCAGATCTTTccccaaaataaaattaacaaaatacgataaacaatcaaaacacaataaaacaaaataaagttcaattgaaattacattgaaaatgtaaagaaaaccaCTTGTTCAGAATCAACAAACTCAGTATTTCTCATTTCACTTCAAAAGGAAAATAGTTTGATTTCCAAGTGTCCGTGCGCtggtattagtttttttttttgtttcctttttttaatcagttctcagaaaaaaaaaccaCGAACAGTCTCTATCCAGAAACGGAAAAAAACTGTCTTTTACCTtgagctgaaaaaaataataagtattaaaGTACTCTCCTGGTTCAGTAGGGTGGATTTCCAGTTTCCTTTTCTAGTGTCCGAATAGGTTGGCTCGCCATCAATGTGAATCAGTCTTCAATCAAAAAcaccaaagaaaaaaaacctgaccTGTACAAAAGGCCAAAAGCATGACTACATTTAGTCAATGATATCATCATATCAGGTAAGTATTTCCACATACAAGCAAATAACATAATAATCATTACAATTAACCTGTATCTCTTCTATTTTTAGGCATGAATACAAGGCGATATGCATGTGAACATACACGTGAAGGGAAATAATAACACGTGGAGACaactaaatacagtatatatcacaCAACAGCAAAATAAACTCTTGTTTCTCTACAAACTGTGTTTGTTAGTCATTTAACATTAAATTCAAAGTGTTTACAAAGTAATTAAACTCACCATGTCCATATATTCACTCCTCAACAACACAATGATGCAATTTTCCCATCGATCGTCACAGGAACAATTTAATGACTGAATCCTCTTCAAATACTTCTCTATGAAAGCTTTTTGTAAGTTTCTCGAACTAATTTCAAAGTTATAATCTGATTTCACAGTTTAAATCATCAAATCTAGCGATCTCACCCTCTCTCTTCCTCCACAGTCTGGCGATCTCTTCCCACTGCGTCAGCAAGCGCAAATCCCTCCCACACATCACTGATTGGCTAAACCAATAACATGtgaatatttcacattattatttttaaacaatttatttcttaTTAAGAACATTTTAGAACAATGAATCCACAGCTATATGTTGTTTTATCATGTTGTTTTATCCCctgatcatttatattattttataaatgtacaaatataaccCTTCAGTAATCTGGGTTACATCCTCCCCCACTTAACTGTGCACGTCTCGTGACAGTTTAGAATAACTCAACATATTATACATCCTGTATGGAGGATTTCCCTGGTAAATCATTCAGACTTTCACTATTATCCAATGCATTAAGCAAAACGGTGTTTAAGCCTTGGAAAAAGGAATCCACTACGTGCATTAAAGGGTTTCCAAGCTGTGGATAGGTAAGCATTTTAGGACCCTTTCTTTGTCTAGTTGATCGTCTGGGAAGGTCTTCTAAAAGATCATTCCCCTCCTCGTCAGAGGTCTGGGTCTGTCCACTACATTCCTCTTGAGAATTTTCTTGATCATTAACTGACTTTGCATCAGGAATTGGACTTGACTCAGTGATCTCCGAGACATTAGGTAAGGAGTCTGTTGGAACACCAACAGGTAAGTGTTCTCTTATATTTTCAGTAGGTGGAGCTTGCTCTGGAACATCCGCAGGTAAGTCACTACTTTGATCACTCTGAGCTACCTTGTCCactgaaagtgaatgaataaccTCAGGGTTATGAGGGACCTCATCAGAGACATTCGGCCTAAGCACTTGGTGAACCGTAGTAAATCTTGTCTCATCAATTGGATAAGCTCCACACATCATTTCAGGAATGTCATTATCCATCTCAAGAACAGAAACTGAACTGTCAAGGATCTGTGAATCAGGATTCTTCTGAGTCTTATGTCTTACATTAGGTTTACTCACAACTGGATCTGGGATCTTGGAAGCAGGTAAGAATCCACAGGGAAGCAAAAGATCTCTATGAAGAGTACGAAGTGGACCATCTTTTGTTTCTGGCCGGACAGTGTAAACTGGTAAGTTAGCAGCTTGTTTTACAACAACATAGATGTCAGATTCCCATCGGTCAGCTAGCTTATGCTTTCCACGGATGCGTACATTCCTCACTAGAACACGATCTCCGACTTCCAAAGAAGAATTAGTTACCCGTTTATCATACCGGATTTTGTTCTTTTCAGCAATCCTCCGTGCATTTTGTGACGCAACCTCATAACTTTCCTTAAGATGAGATTTAAGACTTTGAACATACTGTGAATGAGACACTTGTTTACAGTCTTTACATGGCAATCCAAAAGCAAGATCAAGGGGCAACCGAGGTTGACGGCCAAACATCAACTCATATGGAGAAAATCCTGTAGACTCGTGTTTAGTACAATTATATGCATGTACCAAGGGTTTGACAAAATCCTTCCAATGACTTTTGTCCTTTTCATCCAATGTTCCGAGCATATTTAACAAAGTCCGGTTAAACCGTTCCACAGGATTTCCTCGAGGATGATATGGTGTTGTTCTAATCTTTTGGATTCCCGCAATTGCACAAAGTTCCTTGATGGTATGAGATTCGAAATCTGGTCCTTGGTCACTATGTAACCGCTCAGGGAAACCATAATGCACAATGAACTGATCCCATAGGCACTTTGCAACAGTTCTTGCTTTCTGATTCGGTGTTGGCATGGCCACTGCATACTTCGTAAAGAAATCGGTAATAACCAAGATATCACGAGTATTGCTCTTATCTGGTTCAAGAGAAAGAAAATCCATGCAAACAAGTTGTAAGGGTCTTGTGGCTTGAATGTTTACTAAGGGCGCACTTTTCTGCGGCAAGGATTTCCTACGTACGCAACGACTACAAGTCTTAATTTTGTGCTCCACTTCAGTTCCCATCCTTGGCCAATAGAACCTAGAACGGACCAAATCTAGCGTCCTTTCTGTTCCCATATGACCCATTTGATCATGTAGACTGTTCAAAGCAAAACTTCTAAGATCCTCTGGCAAAACCAGTTGGAAATTGACAGAGTCTCCTTCTCGTCGTCGTCTGTACAGAACTCCATCTATCAACTCAAGACGGTCCCATTCTCGTAAGTAAAATGGAAGATCTGGATATTCTAGTCGTAATGCAGGCAGAGGTTTTTCACCAGATTCCATGCACATCACTACCTCACGGATGACAGGATCACATCTCTGCCGTTCAGCCAAGTCTTCCTTCATAAGAAGAGGTAAAGCAGCTAATCCGTTTAGACTATCCTCTTGTTCGAAACATTCCGGCACAGCATCAGGATGGATTGCCAAAGATTCAACTAGAGTGACACCAGAATTATCACTTTGTTGGACAGAATGCTTCTCACAAATAGCTCGGATTATATCAGTATTCTGTGGATTCTCAGTATCCATGGTATGATACTCCACGAACTTATTGATCCTTTCAAACTCCTTTACCGATAACTGGTCTTCTGGCAATGATTCATGTGGTCGCCTAGACAAACTGTCTGCATCAACATTTTGTTTACCAGCCCGGTACTGCAGCCGAAATGAGAATGTTGAAAGTGCAGCAAGCCACCGGTAGCTGGTAGCATCCAGTTTAGCTGTCGTCAGAAGGTATGTCAATGGATTGCTATCTGTTATGACAGTAAATGTGCCGCCATAAAGATAATCATGAAATTTCTCAGTTACAGCCCATTTAAGGGCAAGGAACTCGAGTTTATGGGCCGGGTATCGGGCCTCGCTATACGACAAGCCTCTACTAGCAAATGCAATAACACGTTGTTTTCCATTTTGCTCTTGATATAATG contains the following coding sequences:
- the LOC130237303 gene encoding uncharacterized protein K02A2.6-like — its product is MKEDLAERQRCDPVIREVVMCMESGEKPLPALRLEYPDLPFYLREWDRLELIDGVLYRRRREGDSVNFQLVLPEDLRSFALNSLHDQMGHMGTERTLDLVRSRFYWPRMGTEVEHKIKTCSRCVRRKSLPQKSAPLVNIQATRPLQLVCMDFLSLEPDKSNTRDILVITDFFTKYAVAMPTPNQKARTVAKCLWDQFIVHYGFPERLHSDQGPDFESHTIKELCAIAGIQKIRTTPYHPRGNPVERFNRTLLNMLGTLDEKDKSHWKDFVKPLVHAYNCTKHESTGFSPYELMFGRQPRLPLDLAFGLPCKDCKQVSHSQYVQSLKSHLKESYEVASQNARRIAEKNKIRYDKRVTNSSLEVGDRVLVRNVRIRGKHKLADRWESDIYVVVKQAANLPVYTVRPETKDGPLRTLHRDLLLPCGFLPASKIPDPVVSKPNVRHKTQKNPDSQILDSSVSVLEMDNDIPEMMCGAYPIDETRFTTVHQVLRPNVSDEVPHNPEVIHSLSVDKVAQSDQSSDLPADVPEQAPPTENIREHLPVGVPTDSLPNVSEITESSPIPDAKSVNDQENSQEECSGQTQTSDEEGNDLLEDLPRRSTRQRKGPKMLTYPQLGNPLMHVVDSFFQGLNTVLLNALDNSESLNDLPGKSSIQDV